TGTTTCCCTCTTGACAGGTGACCCAGACGACCTTGTTGCGGCCGTCAAAGGAAAACCGTTCGTTCACTCTATCGCCAATTGGAGGGAATTACCCCAACTTTCTCTTCTTAACTTGACTTATGACGTGACGCCAGGCGATCTTGTTACAGCTGTCATAACCGAACTGGGCAGTGTTCCTTGTACGTCGGTCCCGGTTGTTTTGCGTGTTAAGCATGCTGAAACGGCTATATAAAATAGGTTTGATtggtttattataaaaaatttgctGGTGGtgagaaaatacaattttcttctgataatttgTACAATTTACGTGATGAGCCATTATGTTATTGTAACATCATTCAACATCTGAGTCTGaatcaagaaaacaagacCATTTCGATATTTTAACTGAGGGGACTCTTACTTGAGATTCTGATTCAACCACATTTCTTTGATCATCCTCAtctaataattgaaaaatgtaatttttagaTTAAAAACGGCTGctgcatataaaaaaattacataccAGAGTATTCCTCACACAGTTTTCGTTTGTTAGGCactgattcatttttttggttttggctAACAGTTTCAGTATTCTCACTTTCTACAGGTTCTGCTGACATACCTTTCACTAAATTTAGTTTCTGTACATGCTCTCGACAATCCTTTGCTGATCCCTGTCCAAAAACCTGTGAAAACCTGAACTCAGTTTCTCAATTGTTTCTAcattgtttacatttttagtACCTTGATGATAGTCTGTTTTTCTCCACACATCTTGCAGACCCATTTCTTGCTACTCTTTTTAACAATATGAACCTAAAAGAGATAAAGGAGATTTTACAACAAAAGTATAACACATTCAGGACTCTGAAAATATAGGCTACAAGGATTCTTGAACCACCTGAAATGTGCTGCAAGAATAACATTTGTAAATACAAAATTCTTGTGGCAtattgacgaaaaaaaaaatgagatcaaatttgtttttcaaaactatGACGGATTGACGGCTGCAGCAGTCGTCATGGCAACACTTATGTAAGCATCGTCTGCAATTAGATAAATTTGAAGTTGATTGCTTGATTTTAGGTTCTCGTTCTCGTTATCACGTGTCAAGGGTACAGACTATTGTTACTAAAACTATTCAAGAAATAACTTAAGTCGTAATTAGTGAATGAGTTTGAGGACACCAACAGTTTTCCATGTTATATCTTCTTTCAGGGTTACTGGGAAACGAAGTAAATCAAGCCTAAAAGCGACCAAACCCTTCTTAGCAAAGTCCACTGTCACTAATCAGTTACGTCAACCATCAAGGAATATTTGTAACATCAAAATCATGGACAACCTCATTTCCTtagtaaacagaaaaatgaatttcctacATGTGGCATGTTCTAGATCTTATTTCttaataaatttctttaatgTGAACTTCCTATAGATTCCCAACTTAAAATTAAGCCATGTCCATGTTAAGGATTGGCAAAATGTTGGGGACAAAATTAACAAACTGATAGCTGGAACCCATGATAAATTGCAAGTGAGACCCAAACCCAGTAACTGAATCATAAAAAATAGTGTGAAAAAtctaactatttttttttatcctacGAGGTAATTGCTGATTTTGACTTCACTTTGACCAAATTCCATGTAGATGGAGTAAGGAAGTTATCTTGTCATGGTAAGGGACATAACATTAAATGATTAAACTGAGATAAAACCTTGAAAATTTACTTGCTTTCTCAATTTAAGGTGTTGTTGAAAATTACTCAAAACTGCCTGACCATTACAAACTTAAAAGCAAAGAAATGTTTAACAAgtactgtttcattttttaagcAATCATACCTATAGTTATAAAGTCATTATAATAATGAATATTTTCTCTAATCAGGTACTACCCAATTGAAATAGACCAACATATGTCAGTGGAAGAGAAGATTCCTCTAATGATTGAATGGTATGATGGTGCTCATGAACTGCTGGAGCATAGCAATTTGTATAAACATGATTTTGCTTTAATGGTCAAAGAAAATCCAATAGAGTTCAGGTACCAGCAATATTCTTAAAAATCTAGTGAATGTAAATTGAAATCCCTTTACAAATTGTTTACTCACATAAAGGGATGGAACATTGCAGTTTATGAAAGACTTGAAGGCAGCAAACATTCCTATTCTAGTGTTTTCAGCTGGTGTAGGAGATGTCATTGATGAAGCTTTACTTGCCAACAATCTCACACAGGATAATGTGAAAGTGATTTCAAACTACATGACCTATAATACTGAAGGGAAATTAGTTGCATTCACTGACAAATTGATTCATATGTACAACAAAAATGAGACATCAATTCCCCATTCGTCCACCTACTTCCAAGATTTATCACATCGCCATAATGTGATATTACTGGGTGACTCGCTTGGCGACCTTCAAATGTCAAAAGGTGTCGAACCGCCAAGCACCGTTCTAACCATCGGATTTCTCAACGATAAGGTTTTACTTTAGTCCAACTACCTACAGTTTTCTATACAGTAAATAACCAAGTCCTTTGTTGCATTAAACCTAGATTGAAGAACGTTTGGAGAAGTACAAGGGAGAGTTTGACATCGTTTTAGTCGATGACCAATCCATGGACATCCCAGATGCGATTCTTAAATCTGTACTAGCTAACGAATCTTAAGAAAACTAGATCTTGTTTCAACTACATgtaatgtaataataaatatacaagTGCAAAAGGTTTACTTGATGAAGTTTATTCAAACCGATAAAACATCATTCAGaggtaaaaaatgataaaactgCAATTAAAGACCAACACCGTTGGGAAGTGAATGttagaataaaaagaagaatggccAGTCATCACTAGAATGCGACTGTCGATGAAAGGGGTGTGAAAGGTGCAGAGAAGGCAAAAAGAATACTTGACTAATTTGCAACAATGTTCCTTGGGCAAGTCCGAGTTCGTTTAGATGTCGAGATCATGATGTCGAAGGAAATCCATAATCCGGTTTTAGGAAGAATTATATCTTAATCACGGACATGGATCGGACGGGAACCAATAATGTCGCCCAACTCGCGGGAGTTGAAAGTAGCAACAAGTTTGCGCTCACCATTGAAGCGAGGCATGAACTTCTGGACGAAGCTGATCATCTCTCCCGGTTTCACGTCACTGAAGGAATTTAGTTTTTccattattatcattttcgtTAAacgttattttgtttaaattttcgtttctgCCAACTTACCGGTATTTAACCGTCTGGGCGCGTACCAGACCAGGTCCTTCGAAAGTGAACTCGCACTCGGTCAAAGTGACTGAAATGGGGTTCATGAAACTAAACGTGGCGAAGCAATCCTGGCCAACCTGGGGATTTCCTCGGATCTAAAGCAAAGTGTTATCGGTATTGGCAGTTTGtgcaaaattcaatttcaatccaatagattttttttttttgaaaattacctGAACATCCAGCTTGGGTTTCTCAAGCTGGAAGTCCTCTTCTTCGCTCCAACATTGCTTGGTTTCTTGTACGGATGCCATGGCATAGATCTTAATATGACCATAGTCGACAATTTTGTCGCGGTACTCATCCCAGCTGATACGGATTTGCATAGTTTCtcctaaaatttaaaagtaaaatgtgtCAGGAATACTTGACACGAAAAAATGGTGTATAATTTGTTGGTATCAAGAGTAACGTACGGCCTCCAGGTTGAAGGACGAACTGACGGTCGCAGCGTCCAAGACGGCGAGCGGTAACTCCAGTGTAATAGACGGAGTTAGCGGACAGGATCGTCGTGATGGTCCTCATTTCTTGGGAGCGGTTCTgtaaaattattcattggaggaatttacaaacaaactcttgaaaaaagaaaaaaatgtaagtaaaATTCACCTGAATTTGaacttggaagttgaacggctGTCCCCAGGCAACCTTTTCTTGGTCAATCAAGTCGAAGTAAACATCTTCGTTGGTCGGTCGATGAGCTTCAAACATAGGCTGCGATTTCTCGACGCTGCGAGATGCGTTCATGGCAGACAATCGCTCCGCAGGTGAACCAGCTGGATTTGTAGGGCGATAATAAAATGCATAAGATTGagaaatagaataaaagaaaattgtaaaaaaaaataagtcttAAGTACTTGGGAAGAGCTTCATATCCCTGTCTCTCTCACGATCTCTCATATCTGAATAGGACGATGACATTCCTTGATCTTTTAATAAAGAACCAGAAATAGGTTAGCTattagaaattgaattgataaaTACTGAAATTACTAAAGAGAGAGTTAAAGCATCCGTCTCCTTGTTTCTGGTAGCGGGACATGCCATCGGGGTTCTTGTATAGACTAGAAATATCTTCAGCATCGGCATCActgacatcatcatcagctcCTGGTCGCTTGGTCAAGATCATGCGGCCAACTctgtgaaatgaaaaagactgatgaatgaattcaaattctttaaaaGACTCCATCAGCCTGTTTTTCTCTTACTGATAGTTGTTGACACGGATTTTCCTGAATCCCCAGTGTGAAGTCTCATCCTCTTGGAAGTGGCTAACTTCAGCGTTGACTTCGGCAAACAACTGAAATGTTCAATGTTCATATCATGTCAAATAGCTGTTTCGAGAAGGTTTTGGTTATGTTCAGTATTAATTACGTAGGGGGTATCGTAAGCGAATCCAACTTCGCCACGACGAACAGACTCGACGGAAGATGGGCCTCGTCGGAATTCTTCAACAGCCCATGGTCCACGGTTCTTCTTGTCTGTGAAATGAAACAACATTTTACTTAacacaaaactaaaaacaaaaatagcacatcaacaaaattacctCCGCCGTTTTTCTGCCAGAActgaggaggaggagtggGGTCAATTGCCTGCCAGCCGTTGAATCCAGTTTGGAGATCGGGGCGTGACATCCATACTTCAGTCCTATTTAATcaaatcataaaataaaatatacagaATCAAATCAAGTTCGAAAAACATTACCATGCATGGAAGTTCCACATGGCATCCTGATTGTCGCCATCTGGGCCACCTTTCATCTCATCGCCAAAGACATCGAAGTACTTGTCGACCGACATGGTGTGGTTGGTGTCGCGGGCGGAAACGAAATTGGTCACGGGACGAGATGGGATACCCAAAGCGCGGAAGACTGCAAGGTGAAAAATAGTAGTGCTGTAGAACGTCTAATCTAAATTCTGGGATTTAAGTCCATGTAATTACTGGAAGTAGCCACAGCGGCGAACACCCAGCATTGGCCGTATTTGACTGGTTTGGATCCATTGCGCAAGTAGTGCTCGAAGATTTTGGAGCTTCCGGTCCATACCCATGGGCAAACTCCGTCTTCGAATGAGCCTTCCCATTTGCCTTCCAACAAACCGAAACCATCGGTTGCGTTGATCTGTTGATTAATGTGAACAAATGTTTTATAATCggacagaaaagaaacgcTGAATGTCAATTTAAATTACGATTGAGGCGATGGCGCGGACAACTTGGACGGGGTTGCCTCTTTCGGTTGGGTTGAGTCCAGATTGTTCCAACAAAAGCTGGGCAGCTGGCAGAGCAACGTCAGAGAACTGTCCGTAGATCCAACGACGGCCCTTGGGGCGGTTATGGGTGCCAACGTATACCTTGCCTGATTCATTCATCAGATACTCCTTGCGAAGTTCTTCGTTGTCCAAGTAAACTGGGTCATCTGTTCAGTCAATACAATTGCAATTAGCTATTCAAATTGAACTACGGAAATAATCAGAGAAGTAGAAAAACACAAACCTCGGCAGAAGGGGTTGAACAAGATGTAAATGTCATCCTTGAAACGGAATTCGTCGACACGGGCGCCTGGAgtcgtggtggtggtttcAATGGTCACACGCCAAAGTCCGACTAGTGCGTTGGCAGGGATATGGACCTACACAATTGATGGGAATCAATTATTAATTTGCTGAATAATATCCATTCTCAAAACGTGGgtaatttttggaaaatataACATACTTGGAAAGTGATGTTGAAACCCTCCTGTTGATGAAGGCGCATGTCCCACTTTTGCGGGGCTCGGTTAAATTCACGTTGGTTCATGCGGAAGGGCAAAACAACTTTGGTTCCCTTGGTAACCTGAGGATTCGGGCCtggcaaaaaaattaaaaaaaataaataaacaataagCGTTTAGACTCTTTTAAATTTCGACAAATACCAAAGCTGAAGGATGCTCGGAGGATGTCACGACGGGGATCAAAGTTGCGGTCCTTCATGCGCACAGCCATGAAGAAAGGCTGGCCACGACGAAGAACAGTAgtggacgacgaagaagatgaacgGTAGTCCATCGATGACAGTGAGGACATGTTAGTCATCGATCTGGACATAACCATTGAAGATGACGATCCaatgtccttttttaaaaaccaaacaaaagttaattttattaatttttaaaattgggtcAAGTCCAAATTACTCGGCCGTTGTCGAGAACCAACTCGTAGCGATCAGTGCGATGCTCGCGGGCGTTGTCCCGTGCGAACAGCTCAACAGACTCGATCTTCAGATTGTCGGAAGACACTGTTAATTACAAGAGAAAAGCGTGAATATTGCATGGCAATAACAGAATGAATAGAAGATGTATTGTTGTATTACT
This window of the Daphnia pulex isolate KAP4 chromosome 5, ASM2113471v1 genome carries:
- the LOC124194090 gene encoding hemocyte protein-glutamine gamma-glutamyltransferase-like isoform X2, translated to MSSPMAQPVSPGMLRRSTMTQQGSPGMLRRSMSGNSGLNNLANSSSFVRRNNERDGMGNNVGVSPGGSNAAYRASLVSHYAEDLDRRRRAERAVEDIRTDGMSSDNLKIESVELFARDNAREHRTDRYELVLDNGRDIGSSSSMVMSRSMTNMSSLSSMDYRSSSSSSTTVLRRGQPFFMAVRMKDRNFDPRRDILRASFSFGPNPQVTKGTKVVLPFRMNQREFNRAPQKWDMRLHQQEGFNITFQVHIPANALVGLWRVTIETTTTTPGARVDEFRFKDDIYILFNPFCRDDPVYLDNEELRKEYLMNESGKVYVGTHNRPKGRRWIYGQFSDVALPAAQLLLEQSGLNPTERGNPVQVVRAIASIINATDGFGLLEGKWEGSFEDGVCPWVWTGSSKIFEHYLRNGSKPVKYGQCWVFAAVATSIFRALGIPSRPVTNFVSARDTNHTMSVDKYFDVFGDEMKGGPDGDNQDAMWNFHAWTEVWMSRPDLQTGFNGWQAIDPTPPPQFWQKNGGDKKNRGPWAVEEFRRGPSSVESVRRGEVGFAYDTPYLFAEVNAEVSHFQEDETSHWGFRKIRVNNYQVGRMILTKRPGADDDVSDADAEDISSLYKNPDGMSRYQKQGDGCFNSLFNQGMSSSYSDMRDRERDRDMKLFPTGSPAERLSAMNASRSVEKSQPMFEAHRPTNEDVYFDLIDQEKVAWGQPFNFQVQIQNRSQEMRTITTILSANSVYYTGVTARRLGRCDRQFVLQPGGRETMQIRISWDEYRDKIVDYGHIKIYAMASVQETKQCWSEEEDFQLEKPKLDVQIRGNPQVGQDCFATFSFMNPISVTLTECEFTFEGPGLVRAQTVKYRDVKPGEMISFVQKFMPRFNGERKLVATFNSRELGDIIGSRPIHVRD
- the LOC124194093 gene encoding cytosolic 5'-nucleotidase 3-like; translated protein: MSLRTPTVFHVISSFRVTGKRSKSSLKATKPFLAKSTVTNQLRQPSRNICNIKIMDNLISLIPNLKLSHVHVKDWQNVGDKINKLIAGTHDKLQVIADFDFTLTKFHVDGVRKLSCHGVVENYSKLPDHYKLKSKEMFNKYYPIEIDQHMSVEEKIPLMIEWYDGAHELLEHSNLYKHDFALMVKENPIEFRDGTLQFMKDLKAANIPILVFSAGVGDVIDEALLANNLTQDNVKVISNYMTYNTEGKLVAFTDKLIHMYNKNETSIPHSSTYFQDLSHRHNVILLGDSLGDLQMSKGVEPPSTVLTIGFLNDKIEERLEKYKGEFDIVLVDDQSMDIPDAILKSVLANES
- the LOC124194090 gene encoding hemocyte protein-glutamine gamma-glutamyltransferase-like isoform X1, with the translated sequence MRRNGQSDTMSSPMAQPVSPGMLRRSTMTQQGSPGMLRRSMSGNSGLNNLANSSSFVRRNNERDGMGNNVGVSPGGSNAAYRASLVSHYAEDLDRRRRAERAVEDIRTDGMSSDNLKIESVELFARDNAREHRTDRYELVLDNGRDIGSSSSMVMSRSMTNMSSLSSMDYRSSSSSSTTVLRRGQPFFMAVRMKDRNFDPRRDILRASFSFGPNPQVTKGTKVVLPFRMNQREFNRAPQKWDMRLHQQEGFNITFQVHIPANALVGLWRVTIETTTTTPGARVDEFRFKDDIYILFNPFCRDDPVYLDNEELRKEYLMNESGKVYVGTHNRPKGRRWIYGQFSDVALPAAQLLLEQSGLNPTERGNPVQVVRAIASIINATDGFGLLEGKWEGSFEDGVCPWVWTGSSKIFEHYLRNGSKPVKYGQCWVFAAVATSIFRALGIPSRPVTNFVSARDTNHTMSVDKYFDVFGDEMKGGPDGDNQDAMWNFHAWTEVWMSRPDLQTGFNGWQAIDPTPPPQFWQKNGGDKKNRGPWAVEEFRRGPSSVESVRRGEVGFAYDTPYLFAEVNAEVSHFQEDETSHWGFRKIRVNNYQVGRMILTKRPGADDDVSDADAEDISSLYKNPDGMSRYQKQGDGCFNSLFNQGMSSSYSDMRDRERDRDMKLFPTGSPAERLSAMNASRSVEKSQPMFEAHRPTNEDVYFDLIDQEKVAWGQPFNFQVQIQNRSQEMRTITTILSANSVYYTGVTARRLGRCDRQFVLQPGGRETMQIRISWDEYRDKIVDYGHIKIYAMASVQETKQCWSEEEDFQLEKPKLDVQIRGNPQVGQDCFATFSFMNPISVTLTECEFTFEGPGLVRAQTVKYRDVKPGEMISFVQKFMPRFNGERKLVATFNSRELGDIIGSRPIHVRD
- the LOC124194094 gene encoding MRN complex-interacting protein-like, which translates into the protein MPQEFCIYKCYSCSTFQVHIVKKSSKKWVCKMCGEKQTIIKVFGQGSAKDCREHVQKLNLVKGMSAEPVESENTETVSQNQKNESVPNKRKLCEEYSDEDDQRNVVESESQVRVPSVKISKWSCFLDSDSDVE